The following proteins come from a genomic window of Nitrospira sp.:
- a CDS encoding Flagellar L-ring protein FlgH — protein sequence MLKAAADSKVEAEVKAKARLNLNLGLLRISVNCLWMVAVGLLLQACSSPPNVSSKIAVAPLPPPKTIGSLWQEENGRAYLYEDLRAMRIGDILTVKIAEDHKGSKSAETAVQRDSTINNSLAGSGAGYIGMPGLRFSDETKRQMGINASASNKFDGKGATNRTGTLTGTISVIVTEVLPNGDLRIEGRREVTVNSEKQLMSIGGIVRRVDVDTKNTVLSSAIADARIEYSGLGVLDDVQRPGWFIRILDWVYPF from the coding sequence ATGTTGAAAGCGGCTGCAGATTCGAAGGTTGAGGCTGAGGTTAAGGCTAAGGCTAGGCTCAACCTCAACCTTGGCCTACTTCGAATATCCGTGAATTGTCTCTGGATGGTGGCTGTCGGCCTTCTCCTTCAGGCATGCTCCAGCCCGCCGAATGTCTCAAGCAAGATCGCCGTGGCTCCATTGCCGCCGCCGAAGACGATCGGTTCACTGTGGCAGGAAGAGAACGGGCGGGCGTATCTCTATGAAGATCTCCGCGCGATGCGCATCGGTGACATCCTTACCGTAAAGATTGCCGAAGACCATAAAGGGTCGAAATCAGCCGAAACGGCTGTCCAGCGAGATTCGACGATTAACAATAGTCTTGCCGGGAGCGGCGCGGGGTATATCGGGATGCCGGGACTTCGTTTCAGCGATGAAACGAAACGTCAAATGGGGATTAATGCGAGTGCCAGTAATAAATTCGACGGGAAAGGGGCCACCAACCGAACGGGGACATTAACCGGCACAATTTCTGTGATCGTGACTGAAGTGCTTCCCAACGGCGATCTCCGGATCGAAGGCCGCCGTGAAGTGACGGTAAACAGTGAAAAGCAGTTGATGAGCATCGGCGGCATCGTGCGTCGAGTCGATGTGGATACCAAGAATACAGTTCTGTCGTCCGCCATCGCCGACGCCAGAATCGAGTATTCAGGTCTCGGTGTCCTCGACGACGTGCAGCGACCAGGCTGGTTCATCCGCATTCTCGATTGGGTCTATCCATTCTAA